ACTGTTGGCAAACCCTGGCCCCAGGAGCGAGTTCAGGACATTGAAATTGGCCAGACTACCCAGGGAGAAGTTATTGAAATGTTCGGCACCCCCTGGCGTACCGGTATTGAAGACGGCTACCGCACCTGGACCTATGGGCGCTATCAGTATCGCATGATTGGGGCTTCAGCAACATCTGATCTGGTTATTCGTTTTGGCGAAAACAACCGGGTTCGCTCCTACACCTACAACACCACCGAACCCCATCCCAAGTAAGCGTTGCGCTGCCACACTCTGCCACGGTCTTACCCGTGGCAGAGGTGTGGCACTTACTTCGCAATTCCAACCATCCACCCGGTAAACTCCTCACCAAAAACCACTTCCCCTGCATGGCACACTTCCTGCTTTCTTTCGTGGTGAACCACGATCAACTTGCTAACAACACCTCAAAAACCAGCAGGTAAATGAAAATTCCCAAGTGCAAAGCCGCAAATGGGGTATTTCCAGAAGCCTGCTAAGAGACAAATGCAGGAGGAAGAACCATGCGTTACTTTGACATTTTCGACGGACTGGACAATCTCATGAAGGGCTTTGGCTCCCTGACTCCCCTGAACCCCACCGAGGGACAACTGATGGGGGCCGAACACGGCTATCCCGCCCTCAACCTGTGGGAAGACAGCGACCACTTTCATGTGGAAGTAGCTTGCCCCGGCGTAAAGAAAGAGGACATCGACATCTCGGCCAACCGCAACATGCTCACCCTTGAGCTGGAGCGCAAGGAACGCCAGGGCGAAGGCCTGGAGTACAGCCGCATTGAAAGCCGCTACGGCAAGTTCAAGCGCAACATTGCCCTCAAAGCCGATGTGGACCTGGACAGCATCAGCGCCACCTACAACGACGGCATCCTGTCCATCGCCATCCCAAAAGCCGCCCACACCAAACCCAAGAAAATTGCCATTTCTGCCTGAGCGTTTAAGAGCTTGCTGAAGTACTTTATTTCGGACAGACAAAGGAGGTAAAACATGAGCAATATCGAAGCCCGCAATACCGAACGAGAACTGGAGCAGACCCAGGCCCGGGAGATGGATACGACTATTACCCCATACGTGGATGTGCTGGAGTACCAGGACGCCCTGCATCTCATTTTTCAACTCCCCGGCCAGACCCGGGACAAGCTGGATATCAACTGTGAAGGTGACGTACTCTCCGTTACCAGCCACAGCGCTGCCGAATCACAACGGGACTACAGCCACAAGGAATTTGCCCAGCGCAACTACGCTCGCCAGTTTCGCGTCAGCCGCAAGTACGACCTGGGACAAGTACAGGCCACCTATGAAAACGGCGAGCTGGAGCTGCGCATACCCAAGTCGGAAGAAGAGAAACCCCGCAAGATCACCATCCAATAACCCCACACACCCGGCACCAGCCGGGTTTTTTTATGCCACAAACTCTGGGAAGCCCCACCCACTCCACAGGCGCAAATACCAGCCGCGCCACATGCACCGGCTGGCAAACCAGCCAATGCTGTGCTACCATTACAAGTTACTGAAAAACCCCGTCTGCAGTGTTGCGCGCTCTGCACACACTTGCACCGGAGAACTTTTCATTTGCCTGTGACAAAGAGTATTTCAGCAAGCTGCAACTGCAATGGAGATCTAAGCATGGCATCGGCATCAACCACCCCTAAAAAAGTCCTGGTCATTGACGATGAAGACCATATGCGCCTGGCCCTGCGGGAAACCCTGAGCCGAGCCGGCTACGACGTGGTCACCGCCTTTGATGGCGCCAACGGCCTCAATAAGCTCACCGCCGACAGCTTTGACGCCGTCATCACCGACTTGCGCATGCCAGTCATGGGCGGCATGGAGTTTCTGACCAAAGCCCAGGCAGCCAAGCCAACAATACCCATCGTCCTCATGACCGCCTACGCCACCGTCAACACCGCTGTGGATGCCATGAAGGCCGGCGCCTTTGACTACATTATGAAGCCCTTTTCGCCGGAAGTCATCGAGTCCACTCTGGAGCGCATTTTCCAGTATCAGTCTGCTGCCGTCAGTCAACCGGCTGCCACCAGCTCTGAAGAAACCGCAAAAAACGCTCTCCACGACAAATCCCCCGCCATCATCACCAAAAATCAGCGGATGCAGGACCTCATCAATCTGGCCACCGACGTGGCCAGCTCTTCAGCCAATGTGCTGGTCAATGGTGAGTCCGGCACTGGCAAAGAGCTCTTTGCCCGCCTGATCCACTACGGAGGCGACCGCCGCAACAAGAACTTTGTGGCCGTCAACTGTGCGGCCCTGCCGGACAACCTGCTGGAGAGTGAGCTCTTTGGTTATGAGAAGGGCGCTTTTACCGGCGCTGCCTCCCGCAAAATCGGCAAATTTGAGCTGGCCGATGGCGGCACCCTTTTGCTGGACGAAATAACCGAAATGCCAGTGCATCTCCAGGCCAAACTCCTGCGCGTACTGCAGGAGGGAGAAGTGGATCGCCTGGGAGGCTCGCGACCCATAGAGGTGGATGTGCGCATCGTGGCCACCACCAATCGGGACATGCAGGAGAGCATCCGCGAAAAAGAGTTTCGCGAAGACCTCTTCTACCGCCTCAACGTCATCCCCCTGCCCATCCCCCCTTTGCGACGGCGCAAAGAGGACATCCCCATGCTGGTGGAGCACTTCATCGCCAAGTACAACCGCAAGAACCGCAAAAACGTCAGTGGCGTCACCCGCGAAGGTATGGATGCCCTCATGGCCCACGAGTGGCATGGCAATGTGCGCGAGCTGGAAAATATTATCGAACGCGCCGTGGTCATCTGCCGCAGCGAAACCCTCACCCCCGGCAACCTCTTTTTGCACGGCACCCTGCTTGATAATCCCGCACCCCAGGCCAGTCAAAGCCCAGTGACAAGCGATGCGACAGCGCCCTCAGCAACAGAAGGTGAAAGTCCGGAAAATTCCGTCTTTGTGGAAGTGGGAACCAGTGTGCACGAAATGGAAAAGCGCCTGATACTGCAGACGCTGGAAAAGTGCAGCGGCAACCGCAAACAGGCCGCCGAAATGCTGGGAATCACCAGCCGCACTCTGTTGAACAAGATCAAGGAGTACCGGGAGCTGGGGATACATATCGAGTAAGGCGAAAAAAGATAACTCCCCTCGCCCGCTCGCTGCGCTCACTCGGGATGCGGCGCAGAGAAACAGCTAAATCAAAACAGGAAGTACTGCAAAATCTCTACTAATAGAGGGCGTGCTGCTGATAAAAGCAGCACGCCCTCTATGTTTCAGTAAACTACCAGTTATAGCTACCAAAGGTGCGGGTAAAACCCAGCCACTCCTCAATGAGGTCTTTATCTTGATCAGATAGCCCAGGGATATACCCATCTTGTTTACCATCGTGATACTCTATGACCATAGATCCACCATCCTCCCTCCAAGCGCCAAAGCGCAACTGATCTTTGACGTCACCCCAAGATGCATTACTACCCAAAACAGATGCTCGAGCTCCATAATGCTCAACGAAGTACATGCCAACACCAACACTGCCACTTTCGCTAATGGCTGGAACATTGTGCTCAGAGTTTTCGCAGTTCGTAATAGAGAAGTGGAAGTCAAATTCACCTTGTCCTGTTAACCCCAGTACTGGTCGATCACGGGAGCCACCTGCAGCAACTCGCCAAGTATCAACTATATTGGGCCTTACAGTGAACTTAAAATCCTCCTTGAGTGTCAGCAGACAACTCGAATCCACATCAGCAATTCCCCATAAATCAATATATTCTCCAGTAAACTCGTACAGTTCTTCTGAGAGAAAGTGGAGTTCTTGCCAAAGATCATCATTGTCCTCAGCGTTCAATTCAGCAAAACTAATGCTAACATCCACCCCATCACCCTCTGGTCGAAGCGTGTAGCTTCTTCCAATAACCATGTTCATTGGAAGAAGGAACTCTCCATCAGAGTCATCTATACTGAGGTATTGCACACCATCACGCATGATAACGTCATATGTTGTTATCCATCGATCAAGGCCATTCACCTCAGCAGGGCTTGCCAACTCATTCTTATCATTGTACCAGTTTCCATCAAAAAAGCCGTAATCATATGGGCAATGTTCTCGCCCTTCGCTATCAATATTGCAGTCTTTTACGAAGTATTCTGATTCTCGTTGCACCCTGCTGCCATCAGCATCGCGCATATTGACTGAGAAAAGACGCTCCTCCTCATGCCATTCACTGTCAGTAAACCGGTCGTAGCTGATTGACCAAGTATTGCTGTTACCTATGAAGTTCAATAACGAGACAGTTTTTAGCTCTGCCGTTGGCTGGTTAGCAACAACTTCGCCGGTATCTTCGTCCACAGCAAACTTCTCTTCTTCATCATCGCGCACCTCTATCGCAGGTGAATCCGCTGCGGCTGTTGCCGTAACTTTTTTTTCATCAGGATTAACTTCAAGGTTCACCCTGTACGAGCTCTCCGTTAAACTCAGTGTGCCTGTCCCGGTAACACCTCTAAGTACACCCAAAAGCGAAAAGCCACGATCCATGATGTAAATGGTGTATGTTTGCCCCCGAGTCAGGCCATCATCACCTTTAAAATCATAGTTACCTTCTGCATCCGTTCCCACGGTAATCAGCCCGCCATCAACATCAAGAGCAGCGACAAAACCGTTAAATCCTCCACTGGCAGATATAAAGCCAGCGCCACCGCCAGCTCCGCTAGTTGAAACAAGACCACTTAATTGAACCGTGTCCCTCGGTGTGGCTTCATCGCCATTGCCTCCACTACCGCTTCCACTGCTGCTTCCTCCGCAACCAAAGACCGCCAGGGCGGATACCACCAAAAAAAGCACCACCAGGGTGCGCTTGATAAGAGCTGTTGTGTCCATGACCTATCTCCTGTCATTCCTCAGTAACATTTTTGCCAAGCGTTATTGCCAACGACTACTCAATGGTAGTATCAGAATATCAAGGGGAATTGTCCAGAGGAAAAGTCACAGTCTGCAAAAATCACAGGAGTGGCCCTGGCGCATTGCTGCTGCTTATTGAAATTGACTGCCTTTCGCGAAAAGCATAAGAGTAGCCCTGATAAAAAATTCACACCCGTTCGCTTTGCTCACTCGGGATGCGGCGCAGAGAAACAACCAAAGCTAAACAGGCATGAAAAGGTATGGGGGCGCCTCAATACCCTCCCCGCCTGGGATTCAACTTTTTCACCCGCTGCTGAAAGGAGCCTTCCAGGGTGGTATACTGCTCTTCAGACATGATGCCGCGGCACAGCTCCAGCAGGATCTCTTGTTCTCGCTTGAATCGCTCGACTCGCTCCTCCTGTTTGGAGAAGTCCATATCCACCTGCTGACTCAGCTTGTTGGCGTACTCTACAGCTTCATTGCGTTCAGCTACGTAACGGTTGCGGTCGTTGCGATACTCGGTAATTTTCTTGTCCTTGATATAGACAATAAAAACGGTGAACGTCAGCATCAATACAAAAAGGATATAGCCACCCAGCTCAAAAAGTCCCATGATCTCGCTCCTCTGCAGGCAAGATGTTTTAGATATCGCTCCGGCACTTTGGGTTACCGACAACAATCAGTCTCTGCAAAAATATCACATGTGCCGCTCAAGGGAGAGTCTCAGGCGAAATCGAGCTCCCAGCGCGCCTGCTCCCGGTCTATTTTGTAGGCCAGATCCCGCAGGGCGGTGCGCAGGCCTTCCTCCACGACGGGATGGTAGAAGGGAAGCTTTAGCATATCAAATACGCTCAGGTTCAGTTGTATGGCCCAGGCCAGCTCGTGGGCCATATGCTCGCCACCGGGGCCCATGAGTTCTGCCCCCAACAGTTTTCCACTGGAAGCCTCGCCGTAGACGCGCAGCAGCCCCCGATTGCGACCCATAACCAGGGAGCGCCCCTGCCCTTCAAAGGAGACTTCACCAATGGCAAAGGAGGTCCCTTGCCCTTCCAACTGGCGATAGCTCTGGCCCACCTGGGCAATATTGGGGTCGGTAAAGACAACGGCCAGAGGGGTCTTGCGCTGAAACGGCCGCACGGGATTGACGGCATTGTATCCGGCAATGCGTCCCTCGTCAGAGGCCTCGTGGAGTACTGGCAAGTCACCGGTAACATCACCACCGATAAAGATGGGAAGGTCACCCACCTGCATAGTTTGAGGGTCAAACTGGGGAATGCCCTTTTCGTCCAGCGGCACGCCAATTTTTTCCAGTCCCAAATCTTCCACGTTGGGGGTGCGACCCTGAGCCGCCAAAATGGCGCCCACTTCCAGCGTCTGGTCCTTCCAGTGCAGGCGGGCCTTGCGCTCATTGGGCACGGCTTCTATGCGAATATTTGGGTCAAAGTGCACCTCCATCTCATGGCGAAACTGCTTGACGGCGTAGTCGTTGAGATCGCTGTCAGTAATTCCGGCTATACGCCCGGAGCGGCCAAAAGCGGTAACCTGCACTCCCATTCTGGCCAAGGCCTGCCCCAGCTCAAGGCCGATGACCCCAACTCCCAGCACGGCCATGGAGGCGGGAAAGTGATCCTGCTCAAAAATGGTATCGCTGGTATAAACAGGGACTGGCAGCGATTCAAGCTCAGGAGGAACTATGGGACGCGAGCCGGTGGCGATAATTACTTTATCCGCCCGAATGGTCTGACCATCGACATCCAGCACACCAGGCTCCAGAAAGCGGGCCCGTCCCTTGAGGTAGCGATCCCCCGCCTTGGTGACGGTCCCACCCATTACGGCCCGCACAAAGCGATCCCGCAGCTGGCGCACGTGGGTCATGGCCTGGCTCATATCCAAGCGCAGATTTTCGCCGCCACGAATGCCTTCGGTAGCCAGATATTCACCACGATGCAAGTCCTCTGCAATCTGGATCATCACCTTGGATGGCATGCAACCCACGCGGGCACAGGTGGTTCCTCCAACACCCTGCTCGATAATAACGACATTTTCGGTAGTTCGACTGACTTCACTGAAAGCGGTAAGACCGGTGGAACCGGCTCCAATTATGGCAACGTCGACCTGACGCATGGTGCTATCCTCCTCTAAGTGTGCGTTATGTAGCCATGTAGCTTCTGCGGCCACTGAAGACCTTTTGCAATTCTGCTACCCATACTACACTTTCATCAACTTCACTATCAACGGTAATAAAAAAGGACACTGAGAAACCCTACCAACATCATGCCCAGTACGGGAGGGAAGAAGGCCAGCTCCTGCAATCAGACTATATTTCCCCCAATAACTGACACAACAAGAGTGTGGCAAATTTTGGCAGTGCAACCACATTGTCACCTTTACATTTGACCTCTTTCGCATCATAGCGTAAAAAACGGTAAGAAAAAAGATAAGCTCTTACGATGCAAATCCCGATGCGCCAACGGTAAAACCTTTGGCCGTGGTGAGCGTCAGGCTATATCGTGAACTTTCAAAAAACAACTGGGGGCATATCGTGAGTAATCGTTCCCGCCAGATCCCCATAGAGCTCTATCCCCAGGTTACTCTGGCACGCCTGCGCCATAAACCTCGTAATCGCTGCTATATTTATCACAATGGAAACGAAAGCGTTCTTTTTGACCCTGGGGGAATTCCCGGACAAGAGGAAGAGCTGGAACGTATTCGCCATCAGGTCCCCTTGGAAAATATTCGCTATGTGGTCATCCATCAAAGCACTCCGGAAGTGGCAGGTGTGCTGCCGGTATGGGAAAAGCATCTGGGCGGAGGAACACTGACTATCATCACTCATGGCAACGCTGGCGATAAGCTGCGGCAGGCAGGGGTGCGTTCTGAAATCTACCCCATCGAAAAACGCAACTTCCAGTTATCCCGCCCGGGCCTACATCTCACATTTATCCCTACCCCCTACTGTCACTGGCCCCACTCATTTGTCACCTACATTCCCCAGCAGCAGGTTCTTTTTTCCGGCGAACTCTTTGGTTCCCTGAGTTCTGCAGAACTCTTCTTCCGCGAAGAGCACTTTGAGTCCATTGCCGACTACCATGCCGAAACCTTTTCTAACAAGCAGCTGTTGGGGCTGGCTCTGCACCGCCTGAGCTCACTGGACATCAAGGCTCTTTTCCCCCGGTGTGGGCCAGCTATTATCGAGGGAGATATCCCCGAATTCACACGAGGCATGGAAGCCATGAATGTGCTGCTGGACAAAAAAAACATCCAGATAGCCTTGGAGACCTATGGCGAGGTAGTCGATCGCAAACACCTGGAAGCGGCCATGGAAAAATCCGTTGAGCTGGAGCGAGAGGTCATTCATCAAGCCCAGCTACTGGATATTGTTACCAATTCTGTGGAAGACCTGATTTGCTACAAGGATCTGCAGCTACGCTATATAGGCTGCAACCTAGCATTTTCTCACTTTGTGGGCCGCGAGCAAGACGAGATCATCGGCAAGACCGACGAGGATATTTTCCCGGAGTCCTATGCCCGTTTTTTTCGACAGTTTGAAGAAAATGTCTTTCAACAAAACCAGTCCAGCGTCTCCCTTGCCTGGTCGTGGAAGCAAGATAAACCAGAAACCATGCGGCGGTTTATTTCCAATACTTCCCTGCTGCGGGGCAGCACAGGCAGTATTTTCGGTTTGGTTACCGTCAGTCGCGACTGGACCAGGCAGTGGCAAGCAGAGCAGAAGCTGGCCAACCTCAACCGCCACCTGGAAGACCGGGTGCAGGAGGAAGTGGCCAAAAACCAAAAGCAAAATGCCATGATCCTGCAACAGTCACGTCACGCCATTATGGGGGAAATGCTTTCCATGATCGCTCACCAGTGGCGCCAGCCTCTTAGCGCCATCTCCATGGCCATTGGTACTGTTGATACCTATCGGCAAATGGGTATTTTGGGAGATGAAGATATTAGTGTGGCGGTCAAGGACATTGAACAGCAGACCGATTATCTCTCCCGGGTTATTGAAGACTTCCGTAACTTTTTCCGCCCTGCCTCCACCCGCGAAACCACCAGCCTGGCCGCCCTGGTTCAGCGGTGCCTCACCCTTATGGCTCACCTTTTTGAGCGCAACAATATCATCCTGGAAAATCACACGGCTCTGCAGGATACGGT
The Desulfurispira natronophila genome window above contains:
- the bamE gene encoding outer membrane protein assembly factor BamE domain-containing protein, with protein sequence MTLRTLLAVTTLALLLAGCATVGKPWPQERVQDIEIGQTTQGEVIEMFGTPWRTGIEDGYRTWTYGRYQYRMIGASATSDLVIRFGENNRVRSYTYNTTEPHPK
- a CDS encoding Hsp20/alpha crystallin family protein, producing the protein MRYFDIFDGLDNLMKGFGSLTPLNPTEGQLMGAEHGYPALNLWEDSDHFHVEVACPGVKKEDIDISANRNMLTLELERKERQGEGLEYSRIESRYGKFKRNIALKADVDLDSISATYNDGILSIAIPKAAHTKPKKIAISA
- a CDS encoding Hsp20/alpha crystallin family protein → MSNIEARNTERELEQTQAREMDTTITPYVDVLEYQDALHLIFQLPGQTRDKLDINCEGDVLSVTSHSAAESQRDYSHKEFAQRNYARQFRVSRKYDLGQVQATYENGELELRIPKSEEEKPRKITIQ
- a CDS encoding sigma-54-dependent transcriptional regulator yields the protein MASASTTPKKVLVIDDEDHMRLALRETLSRAGYDVVTAFDGANGLNKLTADSFDAVITDLRMPVMGGMEFLTKAQAAKPTIPIVLMTAYATVNTAVDAMKAGAFDYIMKPFSPEVIESTLERIFQYQSAAVSQPAATSSEETAKNALHDKSPAIITKNQRMQDLINLATDVASSSANVLVNGESGTGKELFARLIHYGGDRRNKNFVAVNCAALPDNLLESELFGYEKGAFTGAASRKIGKFELADGGTLLLDEITEMPVHLQAKLLRVLQEGEVDRLGGSRPIEVDVRIVATTNRDMQESIREKEFREDLFYRLNVIPLPIPPLRRRKEDIPMLVEHFIAKYNRKNRKNVSGVTREGMDALMAHEWHGNVRELENIIERAVVICRSETLTPGNLFLHGTLLDNPAPQASQSPVTSDATAPSATEGESPENSVFVEVGTSVHEMEKRLILQTLEKCSGNRKQAAEMLGITSRTLLNKIKEYRELGIHIE
- a CDS encoding dihydrolipoyl dehydrogenase codes for the protein MRQVDVAIIGAGSTGLTAFSEVSRTTENVVIIEQGVGGTTCARVGCMPSKVMIQIAEDLHRGEYLATEGIRGGENLRLDMSQAMTHVRQLRDRFVRAVMGGTVTKAGDRYLKGRARFLEPGVLDVDGQTIRADKVIIATGSRPIVPPELESLPVPVYTSDTIFEQDHFPASMAVLGVGVIGLELGQALARMGVQVTAFGRSGRIAGITDSDLNDYAVKQFRHEMEVHFDPNIRIEAVPNERKARLHWKDQTLEVGAILAAQGRTPNVEDLGLEKIGVPLDEKGIPQFDPQTMQVGDLPIFIGGDVTGDLPVLHEASDEGRIAGYNAVNPVRPFQRKTPLAVVFTDPNIAQVGQSYRQLEGQGTSFAIGEVSFEGQGRSLVMGRNRGLLRVYGEASSGKLLGAELMGPGGEHMAHELAWAIQLNLSVFDMLKLPFYHPVVEEGLRTALRDLAYKIDREQARWELDFA
- a CDS encoding ATP-binding protein; its protein translation is MSNRSRQIPIELYPQVTLARLRHKPRNRCYIYHNGNESVLFDPGGIPGQEEELERIRHQVPLENIRYVVIHQSTPEVAGVLPVWEKHLGGGTLTIITHGNAGDKLRQAGVRSEIYPIEKRNFQLSRPGLHLTFIPTPYCHWPHSFVTYIPQQQVLFSGELFGSLSSAELFFREEHFESIADYHAETFSNKQLLGLALHRLSSLDIKALFPRCGPAIIEGDIPEFTRGMEAMNVLLDKKNIQIALETYGEVVDRKHLEAAMEKSVELEREVIHQAQLLDIVTNSVEDLICYKDLQLRYIGCNLAFSHFVGREQDEIIGKTDEDIFPESYARFFRQFEENVFQQNQSSVSLAWSWKQDKPETMRRFISNTSLLRGSTGSIFGLVTVSRDWTRQWQAEQKLANLNRHLEDRVQEEVAKNQKQNAMILQQSRHAIMGEMLSMIAHQWRQPLSAISMAIGTVDTYRQMGILGDEDISVAVKDIEQQTDYLSRVIEDFRNFFRPASTRETTSLAALVQRCLTLMAHLFERNNIILENHTALQDTVQVHTNEIIQVIMNILKNAFDVLQERNTAKGKVVLQDRAEGEYLYLQIKDNAGGIAPEHQGHIFDPYFSTKDSKNGTGLGLYMSKVIMEEHNHGTIRFWNGEEGAVFELQFHRGRCE